Proteins encoded together in one Neosynechococcus sphagnicola sy1 window:
- a CDS encoding IS5 family transposase (programmed frameshift), which translates to MLRKEYPSDLTDAEWKVIEPLLPAESAIGHPREVDFREIVNAIFYVQREGCTWRGLPSDFPPWQTIYNYLRHWQRLGIWQPVHDQLRIQLRQTTGKTTQPSAAILDSQSVKTTEKRGRSTATTQGKTVKGRKRFILVDTLGLLIAVVVIEASCPERLGGAAVVFEASEAATEYLSVVWVDQRFIGANFARVVNQLTGAEVEVICRHSAEFEILPKPWIVERTFAWWNSCRRLSKDYEVLPEMSQAMIYGVMTRLMLRRLAKLQEQT; encoded by the exons ATGCTTCGCAAAGAGTATCCCAGCGACTTAACTGATGCCGAGTGGAAGGTGATAGAACCCTTGCTCCCTGCTGAATCAGCAATTGGCCATCCGAGAGAAGTTGACTTTCGTGAAATTGTTAATGCCATATTCTACGTGCAACGAGAGGGTTGTACTTGGCGAGGGTTGCCAAGCGACTTTCCACCCTGGCAAACGATCTATAACTATCTACGACATTGGCAGAGATTAGGCATCTGGCAAC CAGTCCATGACCAGTTGAGAATCCAACTTCGGCAAACGACTGGCAAGACAACTCAGCCAAGCGCTGCTATCCTCGATTCTCAATCCGTCAAAACGACGGAAAAAAGGGGGAGGTCTACGGCTACAACGCAGGGAAAAACGGTTAAAGGACGGAAGCGATTTATCCTCGTCGATACCTTAGGTTTGCTGATTGCAGTGGTTGTTATCGAGGCCAGTTGTCCAGAGCGCTTAGGCGGGGCAGCTGTGGTCTTCGAAGCGAGCGAGGCTGCTACTGAGTATCTCAGCGTTGTCTGGGTAGACCAGAGATTTATTGGAGCCAATTTTGCTCGGGTCGTCAACCAATTAACTGGGGCTGAGGTTGAAGTGATTTGTCGTCATAGCGCTGAATTTGAGATTTTACCCAAACCATGGATTGTGGAGCGAACGTTTGCCTGGTGGAATTCCTGCCGACGTTTGAGTAAGGACTACGAAGTGTTGCCAGAGATGAGCCAGGCTATGATTTATGGAGTGATGACGAGGCTAATGCTGCGTCGTTTAGCAAAATTACAAGAGCAAACTTAA